The genomic interval TGCCAGACAGCTCGCCTCCGCCGACAAGAGCGCCAACGATGTAAAAAAAAAGGACATAAAGAACGAGCGGCCAGCAAATAATAACGCCACCAACAACAGCGGTAATAATAATAACAACAGTAACAACGGCAACAACAATAATAAGAACGCAGGTAATACCAGCAATAACAACAACAGCCAGCAAAAGAACGCTCCTATAGACAAGGAGAAGCAAAAGGAGTTGCAGAAACACAAACGTCAGTTCCAGCAACTGGAAGAGCAACTGGCCCGCCTTAATGAGAAAAAGGCTGCCCTGGAAACTTCCATGAACGATCCGCAGACCTATTCCGATAAAAAGCGCTTCCAGCAGCTCGAATCTGAATACGCGCTATTGGGTAAGGAACTGAAACAGGTGAATGAGGATTATGAGAAGGCCTTCGAAAAGCTCATGGAGCTGGAAGGCTAATCGCGTTTCCTACAATAGCATTCAGGGGCTATTGCAATGGCTGGCCGCTAAGGGCTCGCCCCTGATGACGTTACCGGTTATTGAATTGGACCTTAAGCGTAAACAAGGTTACTGGTTGTTGATTTGGAAGACGGGGGCTTAAATGTTGGCAAGGTTAACGGCTACAGCCCGGGGTCCCACCTGAAACCGCGACAAACTGCAACACGCCAAGAAACCGCCAATCAAAACCGCAAATATTACAAGCATAAATAAGCGCATAACTCGTACCTTCAATACAGCGAACTAACTGGGATAACATATGCAACGCATACTCGTAGTAGAAGACGAAATCAAAGTGGCTAATACCGTAAAAAAGGGTTTAGAGGAAAACGGCTTTGAAGTAGACGTTGCCTATGACGGCAGAATGGGCAAAAGCCTCGGCGCCAGTAATAACTACGACCTGGTGATACTGGACCTGAACCTACCCCACGCCAACGGCTACGAAGTATGTGAGGTGATCCGCCGGAAAAATAACGCCATCCCTATCATTATGCTCACCGCTCTCGGCGGCATGGACGACAAGATGCAGGCGTTTGAACTCGGAGCTGACGACTACCTGGTCAAACCCTTCGACTTCCGGGAGCTGATGGCCCGCATCAGGGTATTCCTGAAACGTGCAGGTTCTGAAGTACAGGAAAATACACAATATAAGATCGTGATCGGCGACCT from Chitinophaga filiformis carries:
- a CDS encoding response regulator transcription factor translates to MQRILVVEDEIKVANTVKKGLEENGFEVDVAYDGRMGKSLGASNNYDLVILDLNLPHANGYEVCEVIRRKNNAIPIIMLTALGGMDDKMQAFELGADDYLVKPFDFRELMARIRVFLKRAGSEVQENTQYKIVIGDLEIDREKKEVTRAGKKIALTAKEYQLLEFLALHKGKVISKLVIAEKVWDIDFDTGTNVIEVYMNFLRKKIDKDFDNKLLHTKTGMGYYLAEE